The genomic interval GTAGCTCAGCAGGCAGAGCACACCCTTGGTAAGGGTGAGGTCGCCGGTTCAAGTCCGGTCCTGGGCTTAATTGGAGGTAAAGCGATGGCAAAGGAGAAGTTTGTAAGGGAAAAGGAGCATGTTAACGTGGGAACTATAGGACACGTTGACCACGGAAAGTCAACGCTTACGTCCGCCATCACCTGCGTACTTGCAGCAGGTATACTCCAAGGT from Hydrogenobacter sp. carries:
- a CDS encoding GTP-binding protein, which gives rise to MAKEKFVREKEHVNVGTIGHVDHGKSTLTSAITCVLAAGILQG